The following proteins are co-located in the Flavobacterium sp. CECT 9288 genome:
- the tsaE gene encoding tRNA (adenosine(37)-N6)-threonylcarbamoyltransferase complex ATPase subunit type 1 TsaE produces MDILFSIEQLEEVAQQIIAQNPNKVILFHGEMGVGKTTLIKQLCTSLGVQGATSSPTFSLVNEYEASQNQLVYHFDFYRVNKEEEALDMGVDEYLYSGHWCFIEWAEKIENLIPDTHSVIHIDALADGTRKLTLT; encoded by the coding sequence ATGGATATCCTTTTTTCAATAGAACAGCTTGAAGAAGTAGCACAACAAATTATTGCCCAGAACCCGAATAAAGTCATACTTTTTCACGGTGAAATGGGTGTTGGAAAAACTACTTTGATTAAGCAACTTTGTACATCATTAGGCGTACAAGGCGCTACAAGTAGTCCAACTTTTTCTTTAGTTAACGAATACGAAGCATCTCAAAATCAATTGGTTTATCATTTTGATTTTTATAGAGTAAACAAAGAAGAGGAAGCTCTTGATATGGGTGTTGATGAATACTTGTACTCTGGGCATTGGTGTTTTATAGAATGGGCTGAAAAGATTGAAAACTTAATTCCTGATACACACTCTGTAATTCATATCGATGCTTTAGCAGATGGAACTAGAAAGTTAACTTTGACATAA